The Parambassis ranga chromosome 19, fParRan2.1, whole genome shotgun sequence genome contains a region encoding:
- the LOC114452313 gene encoding uncharacterized protein LOC114452313, which produces MVDRAVALEALGATCNATITSESYGVAADAVLGATVGLVCGGGLLGFGSALGGIPLLSINNFISTVLDGEQTCSVSQYNSTRIQDVLRGVASAANPSRLMFSGASTFRNFVINESKFFDPDFDYDFRGETDTEIYYRGGEKYTRPCGWFRFALKVLNKYEDNTWLGNQGRTTESVPGEWPVSYHGTSAKNAKGIIKTNYQAGPREKFGRGVYSTPVLSEAEGYAKQFTSKTNGKTYKVVLQNRINPAHREKHNNDIYWLVPIEDGMTPEDEKQKVQQTIRPYGLLLKEV; this is translated from the exons ATGGTCGATCGAGCAGTGGCACTTGAAGCTTTGGGTGCGACCTGTAATGCCACCATAACTTCGGAGAGTTATGGAGTGGCCGCAGACGCCGTGTTGGGAGCCACTGTCGGTCTGGTTTGTGGGGGCGGTCTGCTCGGTTTTGGTTCTGCGCTCGGAGGGATCCCACTTCTGAGCATCAACAACTTCATCTCCACAGTCTTGGATGGAGAACAAACCTG TTCGGTGTCACAGTACAACTCAACCAGGATCCAAGATGTCCTCCGAGGTGTAGCTTCTGCAGCAAACCCCTCCAGGTTGATGTTCAGTGGTGCGTCAACATTCAGGAATTTTGTCATTAATGAGAGCAAATTCTTTGATCCCGACTTTGACTACGACTTCAGaggtgagacagacacagagatctATTACAGAGGTGGAGAGAAGTACACCCGCCCATGTGGTTGGTTCCGCTTTGCCCTCAAG GTCTTGAACAAGTATGAGGACAACACATGGCTGGGAAACCAGGGCCGTACCACTGAGTCAGTGCCAGGAGAGTGGCCTGTGTCCTACCATGGGACTTCAGCCAAGAATGCTAAAGGAATCATCAAAACCAACTACCAG GCAGGCCCACGTGAAAAATTTGGCAGAGGTGTCTATTCCACCCCCGTCCTCTCTGAGGCTGAAGGATACGCCAAACAGTTCACCTCGAAGACAAACGGAAAGACCTACAAAGTGGTGCTGCAGAATCGCATCAACCCGGcgcacagagagaaacacaacaacGACATTTACTGGCTGGTGCCCATTGAGGACGGAATGACACCTGAAGACGAGAAGCAGAAGGTGCAGCAGACCATCCGTCCCTACGGCCTCCTGCTGAAAGAAgtctga